Below is a window of Planctomycetes bacterium MalM25 DNA.
CTCGCGCAGTTGCTCACGCTCTTCGAGTCCGACCCGACCGACTCGGCGCGGCTAACGGCGGAGCTCGAAGCGACCGACGTCTTCCGTCGCCTCTTCCGTGAAGGGCGTCCTCGCGTTGAATCGAGCCAGATCGCCGGGCCGTGGATCGGCTGGACCGCCCGCCCGCACGGCGGCGTCTTCTTCACGGGCATTCCGGAGGACGTGAGCCAGCAGGGCGAGGTGGTGCAGTACCTCTTCCGCACGGGCGAGACGACAACCGCCGTGCTGGTCGAGGAGCGTCTCGACGTCGATCGTTACATCACCGCGGGCGCCCGCGAGATTGGTGTGCTCGGGGTGATTGTCGAGAATCCGCGCGAGTGGATCGCCGGCTATGAGGGGGACGCGCAGCGCATTGTCTGGGCGCGGAAGACGCTGCCGCTGCCCGCCGCGCCCCAGCAGCCGTGAGCGAAACCGCCCCGCCGCTCCCGAGCGAGTGGAAACGTGCGTTCCGCCAACGCCTGCTGAAGTGGTACGAGAAGCACGCCCGCGACATGCCGTGGCGGCGTTCGAGCGACCCGTACGGTGTGTGGGTCAGCGAGGTGATGCTGCAGCAGACGCAGGTCGAGACGGTGCGGCCCTACTTCGAGCGTTTCCTTGAAGCTTTCCCGACGGTCGCCGACTTGGCCGCCGCGAAGGAGCAACAGGTCCTGCGGCTCTGGGAGGGCCTCGGCTACTACCGCCGGGCGCGTTCGCTGCACGCCGCCGCGAAGCAGGTCGTCGCCGAGCACGGCGGCCAGATGCCGCGCGACGTGGCGACGCTGCTCACCCTGCCGGGAGTGGGGCGGTACACGGCGGGGGCGATCGTGTCGATCGCGTACGACGAGCCGGCCCCGATCCTCGAGGCGAACACGATCCGCCTGTTTACGCGGCTGATCGCGTACGACGGCAAGCCGACCTCCGCAGCGGGCCAGCGTCGGCTGTGGGGAGTCGCCGAGGAGCTGCTGCCGCGCAAGAACGTGGCGCGGTTCAACCAAGCGCTGATGGAACTCGGCTCGCTCGTCTGCAAGCCGGCCGCGCCCGACTGCGAGGCGTGCCCGGTCGGGAAGCTTTGCAAGGCGAACCTCGAAGGTTCCATCGACTCACTCGGGCCGACCACCACGAAGCTTAAGTTCACCGAAGTGAACGAGGCGGCCGTCGTCGTCCGCAAGGGCGACCGGGTGCTGATCCGCCAGTGCGCGGAGGGGGAGCGGTGGGCCGGCCTGTGGGACTTCCCCCGCTTCGAGGTCGAAGCCGAGGGCCCGCTCTTCGCCGCCGACGAGTTGGCGACCAAGGTCCACGCGCAAACGGGCGTCCGCTGCGAGCCGGGCGCGCTGATCACCACGCTCAAGCACGGGGTCACCCGCTTCCGCATCACGCTCGCCTGCTACGAGGCCCGCCACACGGGCGGCCGGCTACGCAGCGGCGCGCGGTGGGCGGAGCCGGCGGAGCTGGCCGACCTGCCGCTGAGCGTCACGGGACGGAAGCTGGCGAAGCGGCTCGCCTAGCCCGGCTGCTGGATGTGCACATCCATCTGCGGGAAGGGGATGCCGATCTGGGCGCCGTCGAGGC
It encodes the following:
- the mutY gene encoding A/G-specific adenine glycosylase, with amino-acid sequence MSETAPPLPSEWKRAFRQRLLKWYEKHARDMPWRRSSDPYGVWVSEVMLQQTQVETVRPYFERFLEAFPTVADLAAAKEQQVLRLWEGLGYYRRARSLHAAAKQVVAEHGGQMPRDVATLLTLPGVGRYTAGAIVSIAYDEPAPILEANTIRLFTRLIAYDGKPTSAAGQRRLWGVAEELLPRKNVARFNQALMELGSLVCKPAAPDCEACPVGKLCKANLEGSIDSLGPTTTKLKFTEVNEAAVVVRKGDRVLIRQCAEGERWAGLWDFPRFEVEAEGPLFAADELATKVHAQTGVRCEPGALITTLKHGVTRFRITLACYEARHTGGRLRSGARWAEPAELADLPLSVTGRKLAKRLA